Proteins from a genomic interval of Candidatus Binataceae bacterium:
- a CDS encoding CoA transferase has protein sequence MSTIVDRKIRVLDLSMGWAGPLLGAMLAEMGAEVIKVEDTQFFDWWRGSLSMAPPEMQPIERSPTFNTVNRGKLGVTLDLNNPRGIELVKRLVKTADILIENYSPGVMKRFGLDWEVLQPINPRLIMISMPSFGYGGPETESRGYGNTVEAMAGVTGLTRYHDAEQPYTLSNALGDPVSGLTGTFGVLAALNQRERTGTGQWIELAQVEGAIPLLAAPIIEYQLTQEIPRAQGNRHRDYAPHGIYRCAADSGWIAVAAADDAQWRKVTVALGVERLADDPRFSDPAQRKANEDALDAELASALANVAAEEALARLQSAGVYAAPVNSAAAVLGDVQTAAREFFVAVDRAVVGTHLYPGAVARFSKTPLQADRPAPLLGEHNGEVFRRLLGISDADIAELESAGVIGSAPRQYSKAS, from the coding sequence ATGAGCACCATAGTTGATAGAAAGATTCGGGTCCTCGACCTGTCGATGGGATGGGCCGGGCCGCTGCTCGGAGCGATGCTTGCCGAGATGGGCGCCGAGGTCATCAAAGTCGAAGACACGCAATTCTTCGATTGGTGGCGCGGGTCGCTTTCGATGGCTCCGCCCGAGATGCAACCGATCGAACGTTCCCCGACCTTCAACACTGTGAACCGCGGCAAGCTCGGGGTCACACTCGACTTGAACAATCCTCGCGGCATCGAGCTGGTAAAGCGCCTGGTGAAAACCGCGGACATCCTGATCGAGAACTACAGCCCGGGAGTCATGAAACGCTTCGGACTCGACTGGGAAGTGCTGCAGCCAATTAATCCCCGCCTCATCATGATCTCGATGCCGTCCTTCGGGTACGGCGGGCCGGAAACGGAATCGCGCGGGTACGGGAACACGGTTGAGGCGATGGCGGGGGTGACTGGACTCACGCGCTACCACGACGCGGAACAGCCCTACACACTCTCGAACGCACTCGGCGACCCAGTAAGTGGCCTCACCGGAACTTTCGGGGTGCTGGCGGCGCTGAACCAACGTGAACGCACTGGCACGGGACAATGGATAGAGCTCGCGCAAGTCGAGGGCGCGATCCCGTTGCTCGCAGCTCCCATCATCGAGTACCAGCTGACCCAAGAGATTCCGCGAGCGCAGGGCAATCGCCATCGCGACTACGCGCCGCACGGAATCTATCGTTGTGCCGCCGACAGCGGGTGGATCGCGGTCGCGGCCGCCGACGATGCGCAATGGCGAAAGGTTACGGTGGCACTCGGCGTAGAGCGTCTTGCAGACGACCCGCGGTTTTCTGATCCAGCGCAGCGCAAGGCAAATGAAGACGCGTTGGATGCGGAACTGGCTAGCGCGCTCGCAAACGTTGCTGCAGAAGAGGCGCTCGCTCGCTTGCAAAGCGCCGGTGTATACGCGGCGCCGGTGAATTCAGCGGCCGCGGTGCTTGGTGATGTACAAACCGCAGCCCGCGAGTTTTTCGTGGCGGTGGATCGCGCGGTGGTCGGAACCCATCTCTATCCGGGTGCGGTCGCGCGCTTCTCCAAAACCCCGCTGCAAGCCGACCGTCCCGCGCCATTGTTAGGCGAACACAACGGTGAGGTGTTTCGCCGGCTGCTTGGCATCAGCGATGCCGATATTGCGGAGCTGGAATCCGCCGGGGTTATCGGGTCGGCGCCAAGACAGTACAGCAAAGCCTCATAG
- a CDS encoding glycine--tRNA ligase has protein sequence MSDEQATAARKNAVTMEKLVNLCKRRGIVFPTSEIYGGLGSTYDYGPLGSELKRNVKEAWWREMVQYRSDVLGLDSAIFQHPRTWEASGHLENFTDPLVDCKNCKLRFRADKVQGRQCPECGGELTPARRFNLMFKTFMGPVEDTASTVFLRPETAQGIFTNFQNLVDTQRVKLPFGVAQIGKSFRNEITTENFIFRTREFEQMEMEFFIKPETAEEEKWYRYWVDFRVNWHVKYGLRAEHLRRREHATDELSHYSSGTTDLEYLYPFGWGELEGIAKRGSFDLDQHAKASGRDLSYFDEDAKRRYRPWVIEPALGVDRAMLAFMLDAYDEDVVENEERIVMRFNPRLAPIKVATYPLLRKGGQPEKALAVREMLARHFSTAYDQAGSIGRRYRRQDEIGTPFGVTIDHQTMEDDTVTLRDRDTTRQERYPIAGLVEVLNGKVGWVAA, from the coding sequence TTGTCCGACGAACAAGCAACGGCCGCGCGCAAGAACGCGGTCACGATGGAAAAGCTGGTCAACCTATGCAAGCGCAGAGGAATCGTCTTTCCGACCAGCGAGATTTACGGGGGCCTCGGCTCGACCTACGACTACGGTCCGCTCGGCAGCGAGTTGAAACGCAACGTGAAAGAAGCCTGGTGGCGCGAGATGGTTCAATACCGCAGCGACGTGCTGGGACTCGATTCGGCGATTTTCCAGCATCCGCGCACCTGGGAGGCATCCGGGCACCTCGAGAACTTCACCGACCCGCTGGTCGACTGCAAGAACTGTAAGCTGCGCTTTCGCGCCGACAAGGTGCAAGGGCGTCAATGTCCCGAATGCGGGGGCGAACTTACCCCGGCCCGCCGGTTCAACCTGATGTTCAAGACATTCATGGGTCCGGTCGAGGACACGGCCAGCACCGTTTTCCTCCGTCCCGAGACCGCGCAGGGAATTTTTACGAACTTCCAGAACCTCGTCGACACGCAGCGCGTGAAGCTTCCGTTTGGAGTCGCTCAAATCGGTAAATCGTTCCGCAACGAAATCACCACCGAGAACTTTATCTTTCGCACCCGCGAGTTCGAGCAGATGGAAATGGAATTCTTCATCAAGCCCGAAACGGCGGAGGAAGAGAAGTGGTACCGCTACTGGGTCGACTTCCGGGTCAACTGGCATGTCAAATATGGCCTGCGGGCTGAGCACCTGCGTCGGCGTGAGCACGCGACCGATGAGCTGTCACACTATTCCAGCGGCACCACCGATCTCGAATATCTGTATCCGTTCGGCTGGGGTGAGTTGGAAGGCATCGCCAAGCGCGGCAGTTTCGATCTCGATCAGCACGCCAAAGCCAGCGGCAGGGACCTGAGTTACTTCGATGAAGACGCTAAGCGGCGCTATCGCCCGTGGGTAATCGAACCGGCGCTGGGGGTGGACCGCGCGATGCTCGCATTCATGCTCGACGCGTACGACGAAGATGTGGTCGAGAATGAAGAGCGGATCGTGATGCGTTTTAACCCGCGCCTGGCGCCGATCAAGGTGGCGACTTATCCGCTGCTGCGTAAGGGGGGCCAGCCGGAGAAGGCGCTGGCGGTGCGCGAGATGCTCGCACGGCACTTCAGTACTGCCTACGATCAGGCGGGATCGATCGGACGCCGCTATCGCCGGCAGGACGAAATCGGCACTCCGTTCGGGGTGACCATCGACCATCAGACAATGGAAGACGACACCGTCACGTTGCGGGATCGCGACACCACCCGGCAGGAGCGTTATCCGATCGCTGGCCTGGTGGAGGTGTTGAACGGCAAGGTCGGCTGGGTCGCAGCATGA
- a CDS encoding metallophosphoesterase family protein produces the protein MRIGLISDTHIPEACEHLPARVFEVFRGIDLVMHAGDVYVNRVLDELAQIAPVIAALGNGDEGLDGHQHRLEADDRVREAHLLELEGVRIGLVHAIPTPDETSQEVFERAMRRHFGGLVDVVVQGHSHIEGVVRFGSTLVVNPGSATLPRNLTNIPGTVAILEVADGVVRSAEIVQLGE, from the coding sequence ATGCGCATCGGTCTGATTTCGGATACTCACATTCCCGAAGCGTGCGAGCATCTTCCCGCCCGCGTCTTCGAGGTGTTTCGTGGGATCGACCTCGTGATGCATGCCGGCGATGTGTACGTGAACCGGGTGCTGGACGAATTGGCCCAAATCGCGCCGGTGATCGCCGCGCTCGGCAACGGCGACGAAGGCCTCGATGGCCATCAGCACCGGCTTGAAGCGGACGACCGGGTACGCGAGGCGCACCTGCTTGAGCTGGAAGGCGTGCGCATCGGGCTGGTGCACGCGATTCCGACGCCCGACGAGACCTCGCAGGAAGTCTTCGAACGCGCAATGCGGCGGCATTTCGGCGGCCTCGTCGACGTCGTCGTACAGGGTCACAGCCATATCGAGGGAGTGGTGCGCTTCGGCTCGACTCTGGTGGTAAACCCGGGGAGCGCCACCTTGCCGCGAAATTTGACCAACATCCCTGGGACGGTCGCAATCCTGGAAGTCGCGGACGGAGTGGTGCGCTCGGCAGAGATCGTTCAGCTCGGCGAATAA